Genomic window (Myxococcota bacterium):
GGTCGAGCTGGCCCAGGAAAGCACGCAGGTCATGCTGTCCTTCGACGGCGGCCGCTGCGCAGGCGGCTCGGTCAGCTCGCACGGTACCCGTCTCGGGCTGCGCCTGCGCTGGATCGACGACACCACGCTCGAGGTGAGCTACCCGCCGGGCGTCATGCTCGATCGCCCGCCGGGCGGCCCGACGGTCCGGTGCCAGGACCGCGAGGTGCGAATCGTGCTCGCGCAGCAGTGACTGCCGGCGTCAGCGGATCGCGGTGTACTCGCAGAACGCGCCCGGGACCACGACCTTGAACTCGGGCTTCGGGAAGCCCGCCTCGCGCAGCGCCGCCACGATCGTCTCCGGCGGCACGCACTTCTCGACCGTGTCCCAGTAGTAGTCCATGAGCAGCTTCGCCTCGCGGCTGCGCGTCGAGATCAGCGTCATGCCGGGAATCACCTGCTTCCACACGAAGCGAGTCACGCGGTGGCCCAGCGCCGACTTGGGCACGTGCCCCTCGAGCAGCCACAGCTTCCCGCCCGGCTTCAGCATGCGCCGGTACTCGCGGAACGCCGCCACCAGGTCGGCCACGTGGCGGAGCGCGATGCCCATGGTCACGAAGTCGAAGAGCTCGCTGCGGAACGGGAGCTGTTCGGCGATCCCGCGCGTGAGCGGCCCCTGAAATACTTTGCGCGCCTCGCGCAGCATGCCGCGGCTCGGGTCGCAGCCGAACACGCGGCCCTGGGGCCCGACGAGCTTTGCGGCGCCGCGCGCCACCGCGCCCGTGCCGGTGGCCATGTCGAGCACCTTCATGCCCGGCCGCAGGCCCGCGCGCGCCAGCGAGAAGCGCCGGTACCAGAGACCGCCGTTGAGGAACAGGGCCTCGACGGTGTTGTAGTGCGGCGCGGTCTTGTCGAACAGCTCGCGCACGAACTTCACGCGCGCGGGGTCCTTCGCCTCGTCGTAGTAGTCGAGGAGCGGCGTGTGCGGTGCGACGGGTTCGTTCATGGGGCCGGATCGTAGCCGGGGGCTAGAGCGCGGCCAACGCCTCTTCCACGAACTCCAGCCGATCGTTGCCGAAGAACATCTCGCTGCCCACGAACAAGGTGGGCGCGCCGAACGCTCCGCGCGCCACGGCCTCGGCGGTGGAGGCCTTCAAGCGCGCCTTCAGCGACTCGCTCGCGGCCGCCGCGAGCAGAGGGGCGGGGTCGAGGCCGGCCTCGGCGATGACACTGCGAAGCACCTCGGTGTCGGACAGGTTGCGCGGCTTGGCCCAGGCCGCGCGGAACAGCGCGGAGTGGTAGGCGGGGAACACGCCCGCGTCCTGGGCCGCGTACGCCGCGCGCAGGGCGGGCAGCGTCTGCAGCGGGAAGTGGGGGTTGAACGCGAACTCGATGCCGTAGCGGGTCACCCAACGCCCGATGTCGGTCGGCAGGTACCTCGCGCGCGCGGGCAGGGCGGCGGGCGGCTGGTTCCCGGTCTCGTGCATCACGCCGCCCAGGAACATGGGCCGGTAGGCGATCTCGGCGCCGGTGCGGCGCGCGATCCCCGGCAGCTGCGTGTCCGCGAGATACGAGAACGGACTGGTGTAGTCGAAGAAGAACTCGAGCCGCCCCGGCATG
Coding sequences:
- a CDS encoding class I SAM-dependent methyltransferase, with protein sequence MNEPVAPHTPLLDYYDEAKDPARVKFVRELFDKTAPHYNTVEALFLNGGLWYRRFSLARAGLRPGMKVLDMATGTGAVARGAAKLVGPQGRVFGCDPSRGMLREARKVFQGPLTRGIAEQLPFRSELFDFVTMGIALRHVADLVAAFREYRRMLKPGGKLWLLEGHVPKSALGHRVTRFVWKQVIPGMTLISTRSREAKLLMDYYWDTVEKCVPPETIVAALREAGFPKPEFKVVVPGAFCEYTAIR
- a CDS encoding 2-hydroxychromene-2-carboxylate isomerase yields the protein MPGRLEFFFDYTSPFSYLADTQLPGIARRTGAEIAYRPMFLGGVMHETGNQPPAALPARARYLPTDIGRWVTRYGIEFAFNPHFPLQTLPALRAAYAAQDAGVFPAYHSALFRAAWAKPRNLSDTEVLRSVIAEAGLDPAPLLAAAASESLKARLKASTAEAVARGAFGAPTLFVGSEMFFGNDRLEFVEEALAAL